The Komagataeibacter sp. FNDCR2 nucleotide sequence CCGTAACCGCCGCCCGCGTCATCGCCGCCGCCTTCGCCGCCACGGTTGCTGTCCAGCAGCACCAGGTCGCCACGGAAGCGGTCCACCACCACTTCGGTCGTGTAACGGTCCTGCCCGCTCTGGTCGGTCCATTTGCGGGTCTGGAGCGAGCCTTCCAGATAGACCTTGCGGCCCTTGCGCAGGAAGCGCTCGGCCACGTCGCCGATGCGTTCGTTGAATATGACCACCCGGTGCCATTCGGTCCGCTCGCGGCGTTCGCCCGATGCGCGGTCATTCCATGTGTCGCTGGTCGCCAGTGTGAGCGAGACGATCTTCGCCCCGTTCTGGCTGGTGCGGACCTCCGGGTCCTTGCCCAGATTGCCCACGAGAATGACCTTGTTGACGCTGCCCGCCATATGCTGTCCTGCTGCAGTTCGAGTATCGGGACCGGCAGATACGGGCCGGAGCCCCTGCCGGGAGCCGCCCGGGCCGCCTGCTGGCGACCGTCGCGGAATATGCGCGGCGATCCTACAGGAAACTCCCGCTCATTGCGAGTGCGCGCGCGGGGTATGGCCCACGGGCCTTGTCGCGGCGGGCGGGGGAAGCCAGATATGGGACCAGCCGGCATGCGATGCCGGGCGGCATCCGGTTCCCCGCGGGGAGCGGAACAGGGAGAGTTCATGAGCATTTCTTCACGCCCGGCGCGGGTTCCGGCGGGCCAGCATGTCAGCCAGCAGTCAATCCGCGTGCGCGGCGCGCGGGCGCATAACCTGAAAAACGTGGATGTCGACATTCCCCGTGACGCGCTGACGGTCATGACCGGGCTTTCGGGGTCGGGCAAGTCCTCGCTCGCCTTCGACACCATCTATGCCGAGGGGCAGCGCCGTTACGTGGAAAGCCTCTCGGCCTATGCGCGGCAGTTCCTTGAGCTCATGGGCAAGCCCGATGTCGATTCGATCGAGGGCCTGTCCCCCGCCATTTCCATCGAGCAGAAGACCACATCCAAGAATCCCCGCTCCACCG carries:
- the ssb gene encoding single-stranded DNA-binding protein, which gives rise to MAGSVNKVILVGNLGKDPEVRTSQNGAKIVSLTLATSDTWNDRASGERRERTEWHRVVIFNERIGDVAERFLRKGRKVYLEGSLQTRKWTDQSGQDRYTTEVVVDRFRGDLVLLDSNRGGEGGGDDAGGGYGGGSYGGGGGGYSAPARSQPQRNNDRPAGGGGGGGGWDAPAGGSDLDDEIPF